Proteins from a single region of Patulibacter sp. SYSU D01012:
- the lipB gene encoding lipoyl(octanoyl) transferase LipB: MTAPSPLVDPDGPLGVAWLGTVPYAEAHELQHRLRDARAAGRVGDTLLLLQHPPVYTRGRRATPEELPLGADWYAERGIEIVDVRRGGKVTYHGPGQLVGYVVVATKDVIAVVRGLERAMVAAAAAEGVQARGRGEESIDFTGAWVGDRKLGSIGLHLSRGVTTHGLGLNVVTDLEPFSWIVPCGLTAPMTSLARETGAPDLASEPGMDVEARLRAVGETVARAVGRELGVPVAPADADDLRQVAEDQAGRATDAPPPAAD, encoded by the coding sequence GTGACCGCGCCCAGCCCGCTCGTCGACCCGGACGGCCCCCTCGGCGTCGCCTGGCTCGGCACCGTCCCGTACGCCGAGGCGCACGAGCTGCAGCACCGCCTGCGCGACGCCCGCGCCGCGGGCCGCGTCGGCGACACGCTCCTGCTGCTGCAACACCCGCCCGTCTACACCCGCGGCCGCCGCGCGACGCCGGAGGAGCTGCCGCTCGGCGCCGACTGGTACGCCGAGCGCGGGATCGAGATCGTCGACGTGCGCCGCGGCGGCAAGGTCACCTACCACGGCCCCGGCCAGCTCGTCGGCTACGTCGTGGTGGCGACGAAGGACGTCATCGCCGTCGTCCGCGGCCTGGAGCGCGCGATGGTCGCGGCCGCCGCGGCCGAGGGCGTGCAGGCGCGCGGACGCGGCGAGGAGTCCATCGACTTCACCGGCGCCTGGGTCGGGGACCGCAAGCTCGGCTCGATCGGCCTGCACCTGTCCCGCGGCGTGACGACGCACGGCCTGGGGCTGAACGTCGTCACCGACCTGGAGCCGTTCTCCTGGATCGTCCCCTGCGGCCTGACCGCGCCGATGACGTCGCTGGCCCGCGAGACCGGCGCGCCCGACCTGGCGAGCGAGCCCGGGATGGACGTCGAGGCGCGCCTGCGGGCGGTCGGCGAGACGGTGGCCCGGGCCGTCGGACGGGAGCTGGGCGTGCCGGTCGCGCCGGCCGACGCGGACGACCTGCGGCAGGTCGCCGAGGACCAGGCCGGGCGGGCGACAGACGCGCCGCCGCCCGCGGCGGACTGA
- a CDS encoding polysaccharide deacetylase family protein: MVDAGAPDEPEDRPGTPRRRQVHDWDWGGGWESPARASREDEPRPDDPAPGPRAEGPAAPAAAGAAPAPPEPADEDVPADADADGDEPDDEGDGRSAPRTPQAVVRRRRAAVLGGAAAVAVATVGVMAALAGGHDGGGSDGAAAERTPLLAGQLRAASTDVVDRLDRAAAIRRYAKLGLPVYCGAGKRPYVALTFDDGPDRTLSPKFITLLAKERVPATMFRIGRNVPGNEEYVRVQRNLGWDAGSHTQDHPFLAKLSAKDQRAEIEGGANASRRALGRPAELFRPPYESHDATTDRIAEDLGVVQVLWNVDTQDALGTTTADQIAETAIRGLHPGSIILMHEVKPNTLKALPRIIAAIRQKGLTPVTVSKMLADDGPSKEQLQKGYDGCLVDLTPGKAAS, from the coding sequence GTGGTGGATGCCGGAGCGCCCGACGAGCCCGAAGACCGTCCCGGGACGCCCCGCCGCCGCCAGGTCCACGACTGGGACTGGGGCGGCGGCTGGGAGTCCCCGGCGCGCGCGTCCCGCGAGGACGAGCCGCGCCCGGACGACCCCGCCCCCGGCCCCCGCGCCGAGGGGCCGGCCGCCCCTGCCGCCGCCGGCGCGGCCCCCGCGCCGCCCGAGCCCGCCGACGAGGACGTCCCCGCCGACGCCGACGCCGACGGGGACGAGCCCGACGACGAGGGCGACGGTCGGAGCGCGCCGCGGACGCCGCAGGCCGTGGTGCGCCGTCGGCGCGCCGCCGTGCTCGGCGGCGCCGCGGCGGTCGCCGTGGCGACGGTCGGGGTCATGGCCGCGCTGGCGGGCGGGCACGACGGCGGCGGCTCGGACGGCGCCGCCGCGGAGCGCACCCCCCTGCTGGCGGGGCAGCTGCGGGCCGCGTCGACCGACGTCGTCGACCGGCTGGACCGCGCCGCCGCGATCCGCCGCTACGCGAAGCTCGGGCTGCCCGTCTACTGCGGCGCGGGGAAGCGGCCGTACGTCGCGCTGACCTTCGACGACGGCCCGGACCGCACCCTGTCGCCGAAGTTCATCACCCTGCTGGCGAAGGAGCGCGTCCCCGCGACGATGTTCCGCATCGGCCGCAACGTGCCGGGCAACGAGGAGTACGTCCGGGTGCAGCGCAACCTGGGCTGGGACGCCGGGTCGCACACGCAGGACCACCCGTTCCTGGCGAAGCTCTCGGCCAAGGACCAGCGCGCCGAGATCGAGGGCGGCGCGAACGCCAGCCGGCGCGCGCTCGGCCGTCCGGCGGAGCTCTTCCGCCCCCCGTACGAGTCGCACGACGCGACCACGGACCGCATCGCCGAGGACCTCGGCGTCGTCCAGGTGCTGTGGAACGTCGACACGCAGGACGCGCTCGGCACCACGACGGCGGACCAGATCGCCGAGACCGCCATCAGGGGCCTGCATCCGGGATCGATCATCCTGATGCACGAGGTGAAGCCGAACACGCTGAAGGCCCTCCCCCGCATCATCGCGGCGATCCGCCAGAAGGGCCTGACGCCGGTGACGGTCTCGAAGATGCTCGCGGACGACGGCCCCAGCAAGGAGCAGCTGCAGAAGGGCTACGACGGCTGCCTCGTGGACCTGACCCCCGGAAAGGCGGCGTCGTGA
- a CDS encoding 2-oxo acid dehydrogenase subunit E2, translating to MSEPTDLVTPSSDVSVTEGTKRGTATSRIPTRTQTAIARRMAEVRATVPTWTATVDVDVEELTVALTGDARLVDAVARAAGLALLRHERVNGAWRDGRIETWSQANIALAVDVEGENIALPTLFDAGTQPLAALAARRLDVTQRAHEGALRAPDSAGTTFALIDGGPDGADRFDAIMPPGTGACLALGAPRRRPWVVGEQIVPRTVVALTLTADHRAVYPSHGGAFLREVARLLEDPREVLAA from the coding sequence ATGAGCGAGCCGACCGACCTCGTCACCCCGTCCTCCGACGTCTCCGTCACCGAGGGCACGAAGCGCGGCACCGCGACGAGCCGGATCCCCACCCGCACGCAGACCGCCATCGCGCGCCGCATGGCCGAGGTGCGCGCGACGGTGCCGACGTGGACGGCGACCGTGGACGTCGACGTCGAGGAGCTGACCGTCGCCCTCACCGGCGACGCGCGGCTGGTCGACGCCGTCGCCCGCGCGGCCGGCCTGGCGCTGCTGCGCCACGAGCGCGTCAACGGCGCGTGGCGCGACGGCCGGATCGAGACGTGGTCGCAGGCGAACATCGCGCTGGCCGTCGACGTGGAGGGCGAGAACATCGCCCTGCCGACCCTGTTCGACGCCGGCACGCAGCCGCTCGCCGCGCTCGCCGCCCGGCGCCTGGACGTCACGCAGCGCGCGCACGAGGGCGCCCTGCGCGCCCCGGACAGCGCCGGCACGACGTTCGCCCTGATCGACGGCGGCCCGGACGGCGCCGACCGCTTCGACGCGATCATGCCGCCCGGCACCGGCGCCTGCCTGGCGCTCGGCGCGCCGCGCCGCCGCCCGTGGGTCGTCGGCGAGCAGATCGTCCCCCGCACCGTCGTCGCGCTGACGCTGACGGCCGACCACCGCGCCGTCTACCCCTCGCACGGCGGCGCGTTCCTGCGCGAGGTCGCCCGCCTGCTCGAGGACCCCCGCGAGGTCCTGGCGGCCTGA
- a CDS encoding dihydrolipoamide acetyltransferase family protein, translating into MPEVLMPRLSDSMEEGTIVAWLVADGTRVAPGDEIVEIETDKATMAFAADAGGVLRIAADPGATVPPGAPIARIDGAGAAASADDRPARDARRDGDAGPAADDAPAPDAPSGPGPGAPPVAASDAPVGAGATRDPAAAAPVERIDVTARAADEAAGAATAAGPPAAGPTDPADPGAAPAAAPPLRRPSRIERLVAERMVRSRTEIPDFAVTAEIDMSAALAFRGDLKAVGRGAGRRVPSVNDLIVKASALALRDHPRVNSAWLPDGIAEPAHVHVGVAVATDDGGLVVPVVRDADRLALGELAARTRDMTGRARAGRIRPDELEGGTFTISNLGMLGAAHFTAIVTPGQGAILAIGATTERYVPVDGQPVLRPIMTVTLCSDHRVVYGAHAAAFLDRLRTILEHPGSLAL; encoded by the coding sequence ATGCCCGAGGTCCTCATGCCGCGCCTCTCCGACTCGATGGAGGAGGGCACGATCGTCGCGTGGCTCGTCGCGGACGGGACGCGCGTGGCCCCCGGCGACGAGATCGTCGAGATCGAGACGGACAAGGCCACGATGGCCTTCGCGGCCGACGCCGGCGGGGTGCTGCGGATCGCCGCGGACCCGGGCGCGACGGTGCCGCCGGGGGCACCGATCGCCCGCATCGACGGGGCGGGCGCGGCGGCGAGCGCGGACGATCGCCCCGCACGGGACGCCCGCCGGGACGGGGACGCCGGCCCGGCCGCCGACGACGCCCCCGCCCCCGACGCGCCCTCGGGCCCCGGGCCGGGCGCACCGCCGGTGGCGGCGTCCGACGCGCCCGTCGGCGCCGGCGCCACGCGCGACCCCGCGGCCGCGGCGCCGGTCGAGCGGATCGACGTGACCGCCCGCGCGGCGGACGAGGCGGCCGGCGCCGCCACGGCCGCGGGCCCGCCCGCCGCCGGCCCGACCGACCCCGCCGACCCCGGCGCCGCGCCGGCCGCCGCCCCGCCCCTGCGGCGCCCGTCCCGCATCGAGCGGCTCGTCGCCGAGCGGATGGTCCGCTCGCGCACCGAGATCCCCGACTTCGCCGTCACGGCCGAGATCGACATGTCGGCGGCGCTCGCGTTCCGCGGCGACCTGAAGGCCGTCGGGCGGGGCGCGGGCCGCCGCGTCCCGTCCGTCAACGACCTGATCGTCAAGGCGTCCGCCCTCGCGCTGCGCGACCACCCGCGGGTCAACAGCGCGTGGCTGCCGGACGGGATCGCCGAGCCCGCGCACGTGCACGTCGGCGTGGCGGTCGCCACCGACGACGGCGGCCTGGTCGTGCCCGTCGTGCGGGACGCGGACCGCCTGGCGCTCGGCGAGCTGGCCGCCCGGACGCGCGACATGACGGGCCGCGCCCGCGCCGGGCGCATCCGCCCGGACGAGCTCGAGGGCGGCACGTTCACGATCAGCAACCTGGGGATGCTCGGCGCCGCGCACTTCACCGCGATCGTCACGCCCGGGCAGGGCGCGATCCTGGCCATCGGCGCGACGACCGAGCGCTACGTGCCCGTCGACGGCCAGCCCGTGCTGCGGCCGATCATGACCGTGACGCTCTGCAGCGACCACCGCGTGGTCTACGGCGCGCACGCGGCGGCGTTCCTCGACCGGCTGCGGACGATCCTCGAGCACCCCGGCAGCCTCGCCCTGTAG
- a CDS encoding YfcE family phosphodiesterase: MTAGSGPAAPDRPDDAPPTARVGIVSDTHFPRRGRRLPDAVVARLRGADAIVHAGDLCDHGALDELRAIGPPVHVVLGNNDDELVGALPDDLTFTVAGVRIGVIHDAGPRAGRLGRMRRRFPDHDAVVFGHSHIPLHEQAEDGFQIFNPGSPTDHRGRWPVHTMGELTVRDGVATFTLIDLPD; this comes from the coding sequence GTGACCGCCGGATCCGGCCCCGCAGCGCCCGACCGCCCCGACGACGCGCCGCCCACGGCGCGGGTCGGGATCGTCAGCGACACCCACTTCCCGCGGCGCGGTCGCCGGCTGCCCGACGCCGTGGTCGCGCGGCTCCGCGGCGCCGACGCCATCGTCCACGCCGGGGACCTGTGCGACCACGGAGCGCTCGACGAGCTGCGGGCGATCGGCCCGCCCGTGCACGTGGTCCTGGGCAACAACGACGACGAGCTGGTCGGGGCCCTGCCGGACGACCTGACCTTCACCGTCGCGGGGGTGCGGATCGGGGTGATCCACGACGCGGGCCCGCGCGCGGGGCGTCTGGGCCGCATGCGCCGCCGCTTCCCCGACCACGACGCCGTGGTCTTCGGCCACAGCCACATCCCGCTGCACGAGCAGGCCGAGGACGGCTTCCAGATCTTCAACCCGGGCAGCCCGACGGACCACCGCGGCCGCTGGCCCGTGCACACGATGGGCGAGCTGACGGTGCGGGACGGCGTCGCGACCTTCACGCTGATCGACCTGCCGGACTGA
- a CDS encoding LacI family DNA-binding transcriptional regulator, whose product MPPSPSHARVTIRDVAAAAGVSTTTVSHALNGKGSVDPATRERVIATAAELGYRASRAARALRAGRTGTVALLLPEIQPDDGERPALALDYYMRITASAARVAAARRHPLLLAPTPRTPADVVDLGVDGAIVVDPETHDPRLALFADAGLPVATIERDLGRPEHRAYVHSGNADAARGLLDHLRAAGAERIAMLGTEAGWAWVRESEDAYRAWCAEHDATPRIARTALDALEGSAHDRARELLVSDDPPDAIFALADGGAGGVMRAARELGVKVPADLLVASGIDSAGLRAGPTPITSIDLRPDRQGAAAAELLFARLDDAADPEPVVVPATLRVRASTTPPAGA is encoded by the coding sequence GTGCCCCCGTCCCCGTCCCACGCCCGCGTCACCATCCGCGACGTGGCGGCGGCCGCGGGGGTCTCGACGACGACGGTCTCGCACGCGCTGAACGGCAAGGGCAGCGTCGACCCCGCCACCCGCGAGCGCGTGATCGCCACCGCCGCCGAGCTGGGCTACCGGGCCAGCCGCGCCGCCCGCGCGCTGCGCGCCGGCCGCACCGGCACCGTGGCGCTCCTGCTGCCCGAGATCCAGCCCGACGACGGGGAGCGCCCCGCCCTCGCGCTCGACTACTACATGCGGATCACCGCGTCCGCCGCCCGCGTCGCGGCCGCCCGGCGGCACCCGCTGCTGCTGGCCCCCACGCCGCGCACGCCCGCGGACGTCGTCGACCTGGGCGTCGACGGCGCGATCGTCGTCGACCCGGAGACGCACGACCCCAGGCTGGCGCTGTTCGCGGACGCCGGCCTGCCCGTGGCCACGATCGAGCGCGACCTGGGCCGGCCCGAGCACCGCGCGTACGTGCACAGCGGCAACGCGGACGCCGCGCGCGGCCTGCTCGACCACCTGCGCGCGGCGGGCGCGGAGCGGATCGCGATGCTCGGCACCGAGGCGGGCTGGGCGTGGGTGCGCGAGTCCGAGGACGCCTACCGGGCGTGGTGCGCCGAGCACGACGCGACGCCGCGGATCGCCCGCACCGCCCTGGACGCCCTGGAGGGCAGCGCGCACGACCGCGCCCGTGAGCTGCTGGTGTCGGACGACCCGCCCGACGCGATCTTCGCCCTCGCCGACGGCGGCGCCGGCGGCGTCATGCGCGCCGCACGCGAGCTGGGCGTGAAGGTCCCCGCCGACCTGCTCGTCGCCAGCGGCATCGACAGCGCCGGCCTGCGCGCCGGCCCGACGCCGATCACGTCGATCGACCTGCGCCCCGACCGCCAGGGGGCGGCGGCGGCCGAGCTGCTCTTCGCGCGCCTGGACGACGCGGCCGACCCCGAGCCCGTCGTCGTCCCCGCCACGCTCCGCGTGCGCGCGAGCACCACGCCGCCCGCGGGGGCGTAG
- a CDS encoding amidohydrolase — protein sequence MASSTSRDLLLVGGRVRTLDPSRPSATAVAVRDGRIVAVGDDAAVRAQAPSGAETIDLGGAAVVPGLVDSHLHPVWGSDLAVGCDLRGLKNLDAVAAALKEERAKVPAGAWLRGWGLDYAAFAGGPITSSRLGEVLEGVPALILFYDLHTGLASPEAFRAAGVTGPVEFDDASEVVVDEQGVPTGELLELSAYRHVLAAAPARTADEHRDAVAATLRRLASLGLTGVHAMDGNPEDFALLRELEARGDLPIRIEVPLWQTPDVTDEQIEAHIPLLRERGDRWRGGIAKLFVDGVIDTGTGWLYEPDTQGEGTDPYWPDPARYAEVVARFARAGFQCVTHACGDRAVRAALDAYRDADARPANGAQHRIEHLETLKDEDLRRLASEGVTASMQPLHMQWRAGDGSDSWAARLGPERTALAFRVRDILNAGAQVTLGSDWPVAQEDPRIGMAWARLRRTPGEPDAPVFEPDQRLTAEEALQGYTTWAAQAVGEGHERGRVAEGYLADLTVLAEDPVDADPDALLGVPTRLTVTGGEIVHRDGV from the coding sequence ATGGCCTCCTCGACCTCTCGCGACCTGCTGCTCGTCGGCGGGCGCGTCCGCACCCTCGACCCGTCCCGCCCCAGCGCCACGGCCGTCGCCGTCCGCGACGGCCGCATCGTGGCCGTCGGCGACGACGCCGCGGTGCGCGCGCAGGCGCCGTCCGGCGCGGAGACGATCGACCTGGGCGGCGCGGCGGTCGTGCCGGGCCTGGTCGACAGCCACCTGCACCCCGTCTGGGGCAGCGACCTGGCCGTCGGCTGCGACCTGCGCGGGCTGAAGAACCTGGACGCCGTCGCCGCGGCGCTGAAGGAGGAGCGGGCGAAGGTCCCCGCCGGCGCGTGGCTGCGCGGGTGGGGCCTGGACTACGCGGCGTTCGCCGGCGGCCCGATCACCTCGTCGCGGCTGGGCGAGGTGCTCGAGGGCGTCCCGGCGCTCATCCTCTTCTACGACCTGCACACCGGCCTGGCGAGCCCCGAGGCGTTCCGGGCCGCCGGAGTGACCGGGCCGGTGGAGTTCGACGACGCGTCCGAGGTCGTCGTCGACGAGCAGGGCGTCCCGACGGGCGAGCTGCTCGAGCTGAGCGCCTACCGGCACGTCCTGGCCGCCGCCCCGGCGCGCACCGCCGACGAGCACCGCGACGCCGTCGCCGCGACGCTCCGCCGTCTCGCGAGCCTGGGCCTGACCGGCGTGCACGCGATGGACGGCAACCCCGAGGACTTCGCCCTGCTGCGCGAGCTCGAGGCGCGCGGCGACCTGCCGATCCGCATCGAGGTCCCGCTCTGGCAGACCCCGGACGTGACCGACGAGCAGATCGAGGCGCACATCCCCCTGCTGCGCGAGCGCGGCGACCGCTGGCGCGGCGGCATCGCGAAGCTCTTCGTCGACGGCGTCATCGACACCGGCACGGGCTGGCTGTACGAGCCCGACACCCAGGGCGAGGGCACCGACCCGTACTGGCCCGATCCCGCGCGCTACGCCGAGGTGGTCGCGAGGTTCGCCCGCGCCGGCTTCCAGTGCGTCACGCACGCGTGCGGCGACCGCGCCGTCCGCGCCGCCCTCGACGCGTACCGCGACGCCGACGCCCGCCCCGCCAACGGCGCGCAGCACCGCATCGAGCACCTGGAGACGCTGAAGGACGAGGACCTGCGCCGCCTGGCGTCCGAGGGCGTCACCGCGTCGATGCAGCCGCTGCACATGCAGTGGCGCGCGGGCGACGGCAGCGACTCCTGGGCCGCGCGCCTGGGCCCCGAGCGCACCGCCCTGGCCTTCCGCGTGCGCGACATCCTGAACGCCGGCGCGCAGGTGACCCTGGGCTCGGACTGGCCCGTCGCGCAGGAGGACCCGCGCATCGGCATGGCCTGGGCGCGCCTGCGCCGCACGCCGGGCGAGCCCGACGCGCCGGTCTTCGAGCCCGACCAGCGCCTGACCGCCGAGGAGGCGCTGCAGGGCTACACGACGTGGGCCGCGCAGGCCGTCGGCGAGGGCCACGAGCGCGGGCGGGTCGCTGAGGGCTACCTGGCCGACCTGACCGTCCTGGCCGAGGACCCGGTCGACGCCGACCCCGACGCGCTGCTCGGCGTCCCGACGCGCCTGACCGTCACGGGCGGCGAGATCGTCCACCGCGACGGCGTCTGA
- the lpdA gene encoding dihydrolipoyl dehydrogenase, with protein MAQYDTIVIGSGPGGYVAAIRAAQLGLKTLVVEKAVVGGRCPTVACIPAKVVLRSADILTEARDAGDFGLNIPQIDVDFGAISERRKKVIGQLTGGVAQLLKKNGIEYLEGEASLDADGGVVVNGETHSAAKGVILATGSVRRAIPGVEYGGRVIGTEEAWAFEQLPGSVAVIGAGASGTEIASAYARLGSQVQLFEFLDRVLPSEDVDISRVANREFKKQGIDVHVGTKVADVQSSDTGVTFTFQKGDGEKQQGQADYLVIATGRGPDVAALGLDAAGVELDDRGLIKVDGRLRTSKKGVWAIGDLVPGPALAHKASDEGVIAAEDIAGQETHPISYVDVPRATFCKPNVASFGLTEAQAKEQGYDVVVGKVPYGAVGGGTVYGEAGTIKIVGDKKYGEILGGHIVGAKATEMIQELVNAKALEGGYPEVARSVHGHPTISEAVMEAARAADGWLIHG; from the coding sequence ATGGCGCAGTACGACACCATCGTCATCGGCTCCGGTCCCGGCGGCTACGTCGCCGCGATCCGCGCGGCGCAGCTCGGGCTGAAGACGCTCGTCGTCGAGAAGGCCGTCGTCGGTGGGCGCTGCCCGACCGTCGCGTGCATCCCGGCGAAGGTGGTGCTGCGCTCGGCCGACATCCTCACCGAGGCCCGCGACGCCGGCGACTTCGGCCTGAACATCCCGCAGATCGACGTCGACTTCGGCGCCATCTCGGAGCGCCGCAAGAAGGTCATCGGCCAGCTGACCGGCGGCGTCGCGCAGCTGCTGAAGAAGAACGGCATCGAGTACCTCGAGGGCGAGGCCTCGCTGGACGCGGACGGCGGCGTCGTCGTGAACGGCGAGACCCACAGCGCCGCGAAGGGCGTCATCCTCGCCACCGGCTCCGTCCGCCGCGCGATCCCCGGCGTCGAGTACGGCGGCCGCGTCATCGGCACCGAGGAGGCCTGGGCGTTCGAGCAGCTCCCGGGCTCCGTCGCCGTCATCGGCGCCGGCGCGTCGGGCACCGAGATCGCCTCGGCCTACGCCCGCCTCGGCTCGCAGGTCCAGCTCTTCGAGTTCCTCGACCGCGTCCTGCCGTCCGAGGACGTCGACATCTCCCGCGTCGCGAACCGCGAGTTCAAGAAGCAGGGCATCGACGTGCACGTCGGCACGAAGGTCGCCGACGTCCAGAGCAGCGACACGGGCGTCACGTTCACCTTCCAGAAGGGCGACGGCGAGAAGCAGCAGGGCCAGGCCGACTACCTCGTGATCGCGACCGGCCGCGGGCCGGACGTCGCGGCGCTCGGCCTGGACGCCGCCGGCGTCGAGCTCGACGACCGTGGCCTGATCAAGGTCGACGGCCGCCTGCGCACCTCGAAGAAGGGCGTCTGGGCCATCGGCGACCTCGTCCCCGGTCCCGCGCTGGCGCACAAGGCGTCCGACGAGGGCGTCATCGCCGCCGAGGACATCGCCGGCCAGGAGACGCACCCGATCTCGTACGTCGACGTCCCCCGCGCGACGTTCTGCAAGCCCAACGTCGCGTCCTTCGGCCTGACCGAGGCGCAGGCGAAGGAGCAGGGCTACGACGTCGTCGTCGGCAAGGTCCCCTACGGCGCGGTCGGCGGCGGCACCGTCTACGGCGAGGCCGGCACGATCAAGATCGTCGGCGACAAGAAGTACGGCGAGATCCTCGGCGGCCACATCGTCGGCGCGAAGGCGACCGAGATGATCCAGGAGCTCGTCAACGCCAAGGCGCTCGAGGGCGGCTACCCCGAGGTGGCCCGCTCCGTCCACGGCCACCCCACGATCTCCGAGGCCGTCATGGAGGCCGCGCGCGCGGCCGACGGCTGGCTCATCCACGGCTGA
- the thiE gene encoding thiamine phosphate synthase → MTPEERRARFAAVHLYLVAPLAPNGRTLLDVATHAIAGGVDALQVRDKTATDDELVAALRILRPLCDLTGTLLILNDRPDLAVAGGADGVHVGQDDLPVAQARQIVGEDRLIGLSTHTDKQIDAATVGDPIHHPDHIGVGPIHATPTKAEAAPIGTDLIGHALRGPLPFVAIGGIDATTIGPVLDAGAPRVAVVRAIADADDPRAAAHLLRGAVDARRR, encoded by the coding sequence ATGACCCCCGAGGAGCGCCGCGCGCGGTTCGCCGCCGTCCACCTGTACCTGGTCGCGCCGCTCGCCCCGAACGGGCGCACGCTCCTCGACGTCGCCACGCACGCGATCGCCGGCGGCGTCGACGCGCTGCAGGTCCGCGACAAGACGGCGACGGACGACGAGCTCGTCGCCGCGCTGCGGATCCTCCGCCCGCTCTGCGACCTGACGGGGACGCTGCTCATCCTCAACGACCGGCCGGACCTGGCGGTCGCCGGCGGCGCCGACGGCGTGCACGTGGGCCAGGACGACCTGCCCGTCGCGCAGGCGCGGCAGATCGTCGGCGAGGACCGGCTGATCGGCCTCTCCACGCACACCGACAAGCAGATCGACGCCGCCACCGTCGGCGACCCGATCCACCACCCCGACCACATCGGCGTCGGCCCGATCCACGCCACGCCGACGAAGGCCGAGGCCGCACCGATCGGCACCGACCTGATCGGCCACGCGCTGCGCGGCCCGCTGCCGTTCGTCGCGATCGGCGGCATCGACGCGACGACGATCGGCCCCGTCCTCGACGCCGGCGCGCCGCGCGTGGCCGTCGTGCGGGCGATCGCCGACGCCGACGACCCGCGCGCCGCCGCGCACCTGCTGCGCGGCGCGGTCGACGCGCGGCGCCGGTAG
- the thiO gene encoding glycine oxidase ThiO — protein sequence MTVRPTVPPTPDVLVVGAGLAGLPVALELLRRGARVTVVDRDAPGRGASHVAAGMLAPVTEAEPDDPDHLALGLAALARWPAYAAALGAAAGAPVTLRGHGALVVARDRDEAELIGRFADVCARFGLDVERLLPSAARRLEPALAPTLRGAVAVPGEQAADPRAVVAALADAVRAAGGELRTGTAVARLLVRDGATEGVALADGTELRAGHVVLAAGAWSGTLPGVPDAARVPVRPVKGQLLLLRDPAGPGLVERVLRFGGAGSETGRYLVPRDDGRYVLGATTEERGHDRTVTAWGVHDLLRDGAELVPGLLDLQLHETIAGLRPTTPDGLPAIGPAAGVDRLWWATGHHRNGVLFASLTGVLLADALVPPPLPASADAPAGAPPAAAPTDPPAPDTAALRALVDPRRPALRPRESARAR from the coding sequence ATGACCGTCCGCCCCACCGTCCCGCCCACCCCCGACGTGCTCGTGGTCGGCGCCGGCCTGGCGGGCCTGCCCGTCGCGCTCGAGCTGCTGCGCCGCGGCGCCCGGGTGACCGTCGTCGACCGGGACGCCCCGGGCCGCGGGGCCAGCCACGTGGCCGCCGGGATGCTCGCCCCCGTCACCGAGGCCGAGCCCGACGACCCGGACCACCTGGCGCTCGGCCTGGCCGCCCTCGCGCGCTGGCCGGCGTACGCCGCGGCGCTCGGCGCCGCCGCCGGGGCGCCGGTGACGCTGCGGGGGCACGGGGCGCTCGTGGTCGCCCGCGACCGCGACGAAGCGGAGCTGATCGGGCGCTTCGCCGACGTCTGCGCGCGCTTCGGGCTGGACGTCGAGCGGCTGCTGCCCTCCGCCGCCCGCCGCCTGGAGCCCGCGCTGGCGCCGACGCTGCGCGGGGCGGTCGCGGTCCCGGGCGAGCAGGCGGCCGACCCGCGGGCCGTGGTGGCCGCGCTCGCCGACGCGGTGCGCGCGGCCGGCGGCGAGCTGCGCACCGGGACGGCGGTCGCGCGGCTGCTCGTCCGGGACGGCGCGACGGAGGGCGTCGCGCTCGCCGACGGGACCGAGCTGCGGGCCGGGCACGTCGTCCTCGCCGCCGGCGCGTGGAGCGGCACGCTGCCCGGCGTGCCGGACGCGGCGCGCGTCCCCGTCCGCCCCGTGAAGGGGCAGCTCCTGCTGCTGCGCGACCCCGCCGGTCCCGGCCTGGTCGAGCGCGTCCTGCGCTTCGGCGGGGCGGGGAGCGAGACGGGGCGCTACCTCGTGCCGCGGGACGACGGGCGCTACGTCCTGGGCGCGACGACCGAGGAGCGCGGCCACGACCGCACGGTCACCGCCTGGGGCGTCCACGACCTGCTGCGCGACGGCGCCGAGCTCGTGCCCGGGCTGCTCGACCTTCAGCTGCACGAGACGATCGCCGGCCTGCGCCCGACCACGCCGGACGGCCTGCCCGCGATCGGCCCGGCCGCCGGGGTCGACCGCCTGTGGTGGGCGACCGGCCACCACCGCAACGGGGTGCTCTTCGCGTCGCTCACCGGCGTCCTGCTGGCCGACGCGCTCGTCCCGCCGCCCCTCCCCGCGTCCGCCGACGCCCCCGCCGGGGCCCCGCCGGCCGCCGCGCCGACGGACCCGCCCGCACCCGACACCGCCGCCCTGCGCGCCCTCGTCGATCCCCGCCGCCCCGCCCTCCGTCCCCGGGAGTCCGCCCGTGCCCGCTGA
- the thiS gene encoding sulfur carrier protein ThiS codes for MPAEAVVVNGAPREVAGRTVAELVALLGLPADGRGVAVAIGGEVVPRGTWAGRALAGGEHVEVLTAMQGG; via the coding sequence GTGCCCGCTGAAGCCGTCGTCGTCAACGGCGCCCCGCGCGAGGTCGCGGGGCGCACCGTCGCGGAGCTCGTCGCGCTCCTGGGCCTGCCCGCGGACGGCCGCGGGGTGGCGGTCGCGATCGGCGGCGAGGTGGTGCCGCGCGGCACGTGGGCCGGACGGGCGCTGGCGGGCGGCGAGCACGTCGAGGTGCTCACCGCCATGCAGGGCGGCTAG